A DNA window from Penaeus vannamei isolate JL-2024 chromosome 5, ASM4276789v1, whole genome shotgun sequence contains the following coding sequences:
- the LOC113800302 gene encoding probable G-protein coupled receptor Mth-like 2, which translates to MFLLRLGLLLPALTLGTTHASGASGRRCCEEGKGCAGGGIVDVFEPPVSPSLDVSWSFHPLQCPEGYRKHQVDIEEDSLVTRRASLELRWMDVFWRRTTEFCVAVNFTGKYIAFLCRPDVQKVCKTKHCVQMCCAEGNFLRDRECVRSESPPGTQADDLHFVVSTPKCDSSSQFLTARDFIDGENEFNVSGEGALSFSSDDDSYEIGRYCLARDENGTTDRAIYCARQLSELLQQKNQAVKICLIVSCVFLALTILNHGLTKKLRDVQGLCFLFHMMSLLVADAALICSTWFSKHISLTHCIINGFILQYSFLATFAWINVMCFDIWRVVKATVSLVPLSDILASDAKKFRIYCALAFGLPLAIVAVTVVLQVLPASLLHENSFFRPNLGVGTCWFPGYSGRLLYFFGPIGVFSVASLAFLGHTLAMLLQTGSVCTCCSKKAPVTAFNRNHLEAFWQRFSLFCVSVLCWVTEFLSFLIQAPEIWIVTDIINSLQGVIVFFIFITSKKKRRIVFQSWESTVSSVVSRASKTFSRTDSAGSAS; encoded by the exons ATGTTTCTGCTACGTCTGGGCCTACTCCTGCCGGCGCTGACCCTAGGCACGACGCATGCCTCCGGCGCGTCCGGACGGCGCTGCTGCGAGGAGGGCAAGGGCTGTGCCGGCGGAGGCATCGTGGACGTCTTCGAGCCCCCTGTAAGCCCTTCGCTGGACGTCTCCTGGTCATTCCATCCCCTCCAGTGTCCAGAGGGCTACAGGAAGCACCAAGTGGACATCGAAGAGGACTCCCTGGTCACACGCCGGGCCAGTTTGGAGCTGAGGTGGATGGATGTGTTTTGGAGGAGGACGACCGAGTTCTGCGTGGCGGTCAACTTCACCGGGAAATACATCGCGTTTCTGTGCCGTCCGGATGTTCagaag GTATGCAAGACGAAGCATTGCGTCCAAATGTGTTGTGCTGAGGGCAATTTCTTACGAGATCGCGAGTGCGTCCGGAGTGAATCTCCACCGGGAACACAGGCTGATGACCTGCACTTCGTAGTAAGCACCCCGAAGTGCGACTCCTCTTCCCAGTTCCTCACTGCGCGCGACTTTATTGACGGCGAAAACGAGTTCAACGTGAGCGGAGAAGGCGCTCTTTCCTTTTCCAGCGATGATGACTCGTACGAAATAGGAAGGTACTGCCTTGCTCGTGATGAGAATG GAACCACAGACAGAGCCATCTATTGCGCCCGTCAACTGAGCGAATTGTTGCAGCAGAAGAACCAAGCAGTAAAGATATGCTTAATCGTGTCGTGCGTGTTTCTGGCCCTGACGATCTTGAACCACGGGCTCACCAAGAAGCTGCGAGATGTTCAGGgactctgcttcctcttccacaTGATGTCGCTCCTGGTGGCCGACGCAGCGCTCATCTGCTCAACTTGGTTCTCCAAACACATCTCGCTGACACACTGCATCATAAATG GTTTCATCTTGCAGTATTCCTTTTTAGCGACCTTTGCTTGGATTAATGTCATGTGTTTTGACATATGGCGCGTGGTGAA AGCGACTGTGAGTTTGGTGCCGCTGAGTGACATCTTGGCGAGCGACGCGAAGAAGTTCAGAATATACTGCGCGCTTGCCTTTGGTCTGCCTCTTGCCATAGTCGCCGTGACAGTTGTCCTGCAGGTCCTGCCGGCGAGCCTCCTCCACGAGAACAGCTTCTTTCGGCCCAATCTTGGGGTCGGGACCTGCTGGTTTCCCG GATACTCAGGAAGGCTGTTGTATTTCTTCGGCCCAATCGGAGTGTTTTCTGTGGCGAGCCTGGCTTTTCTCGGACACACCCTCGCCATGCTGCTGCAGACGGGGAGCGTGTGTACCTGCTGTTCCAAGAAAGCCCCAGTAACAGCGTTTAATCGGAATCATCTGGAAGC ATTCTGGCAGCGCTTCAGTCTGTTCTGCGTGTCTGTGCTCTGCTGGGTGACCgagttcctctccttcctcattcaggCGCCAGAAATTTG GATTGTGACAGACATCATCAACTCCCTCCAAGGCGTcatcgttttcttcattttcatcacaaGCAAGAAGAAGCGACGCATTGTTTTCCAGTCGTGGGAGAGCACCGTGTCCTCGGTCGTGTCGCGAGCTTCCAAGACCTTCTCGCGGACTGACTCGGCGGGGAGTGCGTCGTGA